In Paracoccus jeotgali, the following are encoded in one genomic region:
- a CDS encoding TrbC/VirB2 family protein produces the protein MIRHARTLQRRASTLVTAAYVSLLLAPAAHASGSSMPWEAPLQAILQSIEGPVAKIVAVIIIIATGLTLAFGDTSGGFRRLIQIVFGLSIAFAASSFFLSFFSFGGGALL, from the coding sequence ATGATCCGCCACGCCCGTACCCTGCAGCGTCGTGCCTCGACACTCGTAACCGCCGCCTATGTCAGCCTTCTGCTGGCCCCCGCGGCCCATGCCTCTGGCTCCTCCATGCCATGGGAGGCGCCGCTTCAGGCCATCCTTCAGTCGATCGAGGGCCCCGTCGCCAAGATCGTCGCCGTGATCATCATCATCGCCACCGGCCTCACGCTGGCCTTCGGCGACACCTCGGGCGGGTTTCGGCGCCTGATCCAGATCGTCTTCGGCCTGTCGATCGCCTTTGCTGCGTCGAGCTTCTTCCTCTCCTTCTTCTCCTTCGGCGGCGGGGCGCTGCTCTGA
- a CDS encoding VirB3 family type IV secretion system protein has product MAASFESLDSVPGFSVPVHRALTEQILLGGAPRSIAILNGTLAGAIGLGLRLWLVGILIWAVGHLLAVWAAKRDPLFVEVGRRHLRLPAFLAV; this is encoded by the coding sequence ATGGCGGCAAGCTTCGAGAGCCTCGATTCCGTTCCCGGCTTTTCCGTGCCGGTGCACCGGGCGCTGACCGAGCAGATCCTGCTCGGCGGCGCGCCGCGCTCCATCGCGATCCTGAACGGGACGTTGGCCGGGGCCATTGGCCTCGGCCTGCGCCTCTGGCTCGTCGGCATCCTGATCTGGGCCGTGGGGCACTTACTGGCGGTCTGGGCCGCGAAGCGCGACCCGCTCTTCGTCGAAGTCGGTCGCAGGCATCTGCGCCTCCCCGCCTTCCTCGCGGTGTGA